In Eriocheir sinensis breed Jianghai 21 chromosome 45, ASM2467909v1, whole genome shotgun sequence, the following proteins share a genomic window:
- the LOC126980895 gene encoding parafibromin-like codes for MADPLSILRQYNVNKKEIVSKGDNIIFGEFSWPKTVKTNYLVYGSGKDGAPKDYYTLECLLFLLKHVTLTHPPYVRKAAAENIPVVRRPDRKELLAYLNGETSTATAIDKSAPLEIPTQVKRAVEDASDSTAKKPRYDDSDVQKIKEQLALRLDAPKKSSIVSNIDRSLSEAMSIEKIAAIKAKRLALKRTMIKEDDDPGLGTDLRSMLEFDIDMTKDITTKERQWRTRTTILQSSGKQFATSIMGLLKSIKAREEGRMRASVPNPVPTPVSRVPQQPVGYSRYDQERFKGKEETEGFKIDTMRTYHGLSLKSVTEGSQSHKMAPQPDLAPQSKPAPGQQMKKPSRTPIIIVPNSPKSLITMMNSKDLLQDMKFVSLEEKRKQGTKRETEILIQRPKPGGLTVPYRVTDNPSKLSYADWDRVVAVFAMGPAWQFKGWPNEGNPVEIFNRICAFHIKFEEMNLDTNIAKWAVHVINLSRERRHLDRARFLEFWEKLDRYITLKKPHLRS; via the exons ATGGCGGACCCTCTCAGCATCCTCCGTCAGTATAATGTTAACAAGAAGGAGATCGTTTCCAAGGGCGACAACATCATCTTCGGGGAATTCTCGTGGCCCAAGACTGTCAAGACCAACTACCTCGTCTACGG ATCTGGCAAGGATGGTGCTCCAAAGGACTACTACACGCTGGAgtgcttgctcttcctcctcaagCATGTCACCCTCACCCATCCTCCGTATGTGCGGAAGGCTGCT GCTGAGAACATACCAGTGGTGCGACGTCCTGACCGCAAAGAGCTCTTGGCCTACCTCAATGGAGAGACATCAACAGCCACTGCTATTGATAAATCTGCCCCattggaaatacccacacaa GTAAAGAGGGCAGTTGAAGATGCATCAGACAGCACAGCCAAGAAACCTCGGTATGATGACAGTGATGTACAGAAAATTAAGGAGCAACTTGCCCTGCGTTTGGATGCCCCTAAAAAGTCATCCATTGTCAGTAACATCGACAG GTCCCTGTCAGAAGCCATGTCAATTGAAAAGATTGCAGCCATCAAAGCTAAACGTTTGGCCCTTAAGAGGACAATGATCAAGGAAGACGATGACCCTGGGCTAGGAACAGATCTGCGTAGCATGTTAGAGTTTGATATAGACATGACCAAAGACATCACCACCAAGGAGCGTCAGTGGAGGACCAGGACCACCATTTTACAGAGCTCTGGCAAG CAATTTGCAACCAGCATTATGGGGCTCCTCAAGTCAATCAAGGCTCGTGAGGAAGGCCGCATGAGGGCCAGCGTACCCAATCCAGTGCCCACACCAGTGTCCAGAGTGCCCCAGCAGCCAGTAGGGTACTCACGTTATGACCAGGAAAGATTCAAGGGCAAAGAAG AAACTGAGGGCTTCAAAATTGACACCATGAGAACCTATCACGGCTTGTCTTTGAAGAGTGTAACAGAAGGTAGTCAGAGTCACAAGATGGCCCCTCAGCCTGACCTGGCACCCCAGAGTAAA CCTGCACCTGGTCAGCAGATGAAGAAACCATCTCGCACACCTATTATTATTGTTCCTAATTCTCCCAAGTCACTGATCACCATGATGAACTCTAAAGATCTACTACAAGACATGAA ATTTGTCTCtctggaagaaaagagaaagcagggaactaaaagagaaacagagatttTGATACAGAGGCCTAAACCAGGAGGCTTGACTGTCCCCTACCGTGTGACAGACAACCCATCCAAGCTGAGTTATGCAGACTGGGATCGCGTGGTTGCCGTGTTTGCCATGGGACCGGCCTGGCAGTTCAAGGGATGGCCAAATGAAGGCAACCCAGTAGAGATTTTTAATAGAA TTTGTGCATTTCACATAAAATTTGAGGAGATGAATCTGGATACAAACATCGCCAAGTGGGCAGTGCACGTCATCAACCTGAGCAGGGAACGTCGCCACTTGGATCGAGCAAGGTTTCTGGAGTTCTGGGAGAAGCTTGACAG GTACATAACACTAAAGAAGCCACACCTGCGGTCATAA